GTTGACGGGGGGGTTCCCCTGCCAGACCAGATAGCCCAGGTAGAGCCACGCCCCCACGAGGAGGAGCAGGGCCAGTACGCGTCGGAGCGGCATGCCCCTACGTTACCAGGAACCAGACGCCGACCCCTGCGAGGACCAGGGACGAGGCGATCCAGAGCGGGTAGACGCGGGCAAAGGCCGGCACCCGCGCGCGCAGGACGACCCCGATCAGGGCGTCGACCAGCCCCAGGGCGACGAGGAAGGCGCCGATGAACGGGTTTGCTTCCATGAAAGCTATCATACGATACCCACCATCTGCCCGCGAAAGTGGCTATACTTACGGCAAGCCATCCGGCCCGCGCTTCGGCGCCTGGAGTTTTTCATGAACGAATCCCCACAGCAAAAAGTCAAGCCCGCGGACTGGGTTCCCCTGGTCCGCCCCTTCGCCCGGCCGCAGGCCTGGCGCAGCCTCGCGCAGGTGCTGACCAGCTACCTGCCCTTCCTGACCCTGTGGTACCTGGCCTACCGCGCGCTCGAGGTGCACTGGGGTCTGACCCTGGCGCTCGACCTCGCCGCCGCCTTCTTCCTGGTGCGCATCTTCATCCTGCAGCACGACGCCGGCCACGGCTCCTTCTTCAAGAACCCCCGCGCCAACGACGTGCTGGGCTTCGTGAGCGGGGTGCTCACCCTGACCCCCTACGGCTACTGGCAGCACGCCCACGCGCGGCACCACGCCACCAGCGGCAACCTCGACAAGCGCGGCGTCGGCGACATCTACACGATGACGACCGAGGAGTACCTGGCGGCCACCCCCTGGCAACGCTTCAGCTACCGCGTCTACCGCAACCCCTTCGTGATGTTCCTGATCGGACCGATCTGGGTCTTCATGCTCAGCTACCGCCTCCCGCTCGGCTACGGCGGCGACAAGCCGAAGGTGCGCGCCAGCGTCTGGTGGACCAACCTCGCGCTGGCCGGCCTGGTGGCCTTCGTCTTCGCCGTCTTCGGCTGGAAGGCCTTCCTGCTCGTCTACCTGCCCGTCCAGTACTTCGCCGCGATGATCGGCATCTTCCTCTTCTACGTCCAGCACCAGTTCGAGGACGCTTACTGGGAGCCCGACCCCCGCTGGGAGTACCTGAAGGCGGCGATGGAGGGCAGCACCTACCTCAAGCTGCCGCGCCTGCTGCAGTGGCTGACCGGCAACATCGGGCTGCACCACGTGCACCACCTGGCCCCGAAGATCCCCAACTACCGCCTGCAGGAGGCCCACGACCGCATCGAGCTGATGAAGGCCGCCCCCACGGTCACCCTCGGCGACGCCTTCAAGATCGCCTTCGCCGACCTGCACCTCTACGACGCCGGCCAGGACCGCCTCGTCGGTTTCCGCGAGGTGGCGGCGCAGGCCCGCGCCGCGGACCGCGAGCGCACCCGCGGCGAGCGCACCGTCCAGTAAACGCCCCGGTCTCGGGAAGAAAACCGCCGGTCTGCGGCGGTTTTTTCGTGGCTACGCGCACGCTTTAGCGCGCGCGGATGCATCTCCTGGTGCATACCTGCATGTCGTGGTATACTGTGTCTTGTCAATAGGCGGAATCCCGGTCCGCCTTTTTTCTTTTGGCGCCGCCTAGCGCGGCGTCGGCAGCACCAGGCCCAACGCGCGGCTGCCGAGCCGCAGCAGCACCGCGGCCGTCGCGGCGGCCGCCAGGGCGTAGGGCCCGGGGCCGAGCAGGTAGTAGAGCGCGGCCCCGCCCGCGGCGGCGGTCGCGTACCAGTCGCCGGCGCGGTAGAAGACGCCCGGCACCTGCTGGGTCAGCAGGTCGCGCAGCACCCCGCCGCCGACGCCGCTCGTCATCCCCGCGAAGACGACGCCCCAGAAGCCGAGGCCGGCCTCGAGCCCGCTGGCCGCGCCCAGCGCCGCGAAGACGCCGAGGCCCAGGGTGTCGAGCAGGTAGAGCGCCCGCCCCAGCCGCCGCACGGCGCGGTGCAGGAAGAAGACCCCCGCGCCCACCAGGGCCACGGTCCAGAGCAGGGCCTCGTCCGAAAGCGCCGCCGGCGGCAGCCGCCCCACGACCAGGTCGCGCACCGAGCCGCCGCCCACGGCGGTGATGCCGGCGACGAGCAGCACGCCCACGAGGTCGTAGCGCTTCCGCACGCCCTCAAGCGCGCCGCCCGCGGCGAAGGCCAGGGTGCCGAGCCAGACCCAGAACTCCACGGGCCCATTGTGGCACGGCCCCGGCACGCGGCGACGCCGGCTAGCCCGCGGGCTTGCTGCGCCGCGGGCGCAGCTCGATCACGCTGGGGATCACCCCGGTGTCGCTTTCCAGCACGTAGAGCACGGTCTCGGCCACGTCGGTGGGCTGGATCTTCCAGTCGGCGTCGGCGCGCGCGCTCGAGAAGGTGGTGTTCACCGAGCCCGGCAGGATCGTGCTCACGCGCACGCCCCGGGGGCGCAGGTCGTGCAGGCTGGCCTCGGCCAGGCCCAGCAGGCCGAACTTGCTGGCGTTGTAGGCCGCGCCGCCGGCGAAGGCGTAGCGGCCCGCCAGCGAGCCGATGTGGACGATGGTGCCGCGCTGCTCGCGCAGCATCGTCGGGAGGACCGCGCGCATGGCGTAGAAGGCGCCGTCGAGGTTGGTCGCGCGCACCCGCGCCCAGTCGTCCTCGGAAAGCTCCCACACGGGGCCGAAGACCCCCACGCCGGCACTGTTCACCAGCGCCCAGACGGGGCCGAAGGCGGCCTCCAGCCGCTCCACCGCCGCAACCAGGTCGTCCGGACGGGTGACGTCGCCGGGCAGGGGGATCGCGGCGCCGCCCGACTCGGGGTAGACGAGCTCGCGGGCCAGGTCCTCGAGGGCTTCGCGTCCGCGCGCGAAGAGGCCCACCTTGGCGCCGCGCCAGGCCAGCGCCCGCGCCACCGCCTCGCCGATGCCGCGGCTGGCCCCGGTGACGAGCACCGCCTTGCCGCGCACCACGCTAGCCACCGAAGCGTTCCAACAGGTCGGGGCGGACGGGGCTGAAGACGTCGAGGACCACGCTGGGCTCGAGCGCCCGCACCGCGTGCGTCGCGCCCCCGGGAATCCAGACGGCCTCGCCGGCGGCCACCTCGCAGACCTCGTCCTCGATCTGAAAGGCCAGCCGCCCCGAGAGCACGTAGGTGATCTGCTCCTCGGGGTGGCTGTGCTCGGGCACGGTCACGCCGTGGTCGAGCACCACGTGGTTGAGCATCGTCTGCCGGCCGCCGAAGGCCGCGGCGCGGGCTCCGGGGAAGAGCTCGCCGTGGGGGCTTCCCTCCAGGTCCTTGCGTTTCATGTCCACTCCTTGATGGGCACGAGTTCGCCGCCCTCGCAGGCCTTTCGCACCACCCGGGCGCGGCGGTCGAACCAGATCTCGAGCACCGCCCGGTCGAGGCTCTCGGGAGCGACGATCACCTTGCGCACGTAGTAACCCTCGGCCGTGGGGCTGAGCTCGCTGGCGCGGGAGATGCGCAGCGGCACGACCTCGCCGCTCTTCTCGGTGCGCACCCGCACCCAGTAGGCCATGCCCTCGGGTTTGACGTGCGGATCGGGTTTGCGGAAGAACATCTCGCCTCAGTCTACTAGGCGTCGCGCACCAGGCGGGTGAGCAGCTCGGCCAAAAGCGCCATGCGCCGGGGCAGCTCGGCGGTGACGATGCGCTCGCTCAGCTGGTGGGCGTCCGCCCCCATCGCCCCCAGGCCGTCGAGGGTGGGCACCCCCAGGTTGGCGGTGAAGTTGCCGTCGGAGCCGCCGCCCACCTTGCCGGGCTTCGAGTCGAAGCCGAGGTCGCGCGCCACGCCGCGGGCCAGTTCGAACAGCGCCAGGCTCTCGGGGGTGGGCTCCATCGGCGGGCGGTTGAGGCCGCCCTCGAGCTCGAGGCGCGCCCCCGGCTGCACCGGCTCGAGCGCCCGCATGAAGCGGTCCACCCGCTCGGCCTCTTCGAGCGTCCAAGCGCGCAGGTCCACGAGCACCTCGGCGTAGTCGGCCACCACGTTGCCGGCCGTGCCGCCGCGGGCCACGTTGGGGCCCAGGGTGGTGCCCTTCTCCAGGTCCTGGGCCTCGACGACGCGCAGCACCTGGTGCGCCGCCTCGACGATGGCGTTCACCCCCTTCTCGGGCTCGACCCCCTGGTGGGCGGCCTTGCCGTGGACGCGCAGCTTGTACCAGCCCACGCCCTTGCGGTGCACCTTGAGGTCGCCGGCGCCGGTGGGGGGCTCGAGCACCAGTGCGTAGTCGGCGCCGCGGGCGGCGTCCTCGATGAAGATGCGCGAGGTCACCGAGCCCACCTCTTCGTCGGGGGTGAGCAGCACCTCCAGGTTGGGGTGTTCGGCCCCCGAGTCGCCCAGGTAGCGCAGCGCCCAGAGGATGAAGAGCAGCCCCGCCTTCATGTCGTAGACGCCCGGACCGTAGATCCGGCCGCGCTCCTCGCGCCACAGCTTCTTCCACGAGCCCACCGGGTGCACGGTGTCGTAGTGGGCGAGCAGCAGCACCCGCGGCCCGCTGCCGCGGCGGAAGAGGCGCAGCACCGCGCCGGCCTCGGTCTCGAAGCGGCGCAGCTCGCCCAGCCCCGCGAACTGGGTCTGCAGCCACAGCGCCGCCTTCTTGATCCCGGGCAGGTGGTGGGTGGGCGACTCGATCTCGACCAGCTCGCGCAGGTCGGTCAGGTAGGCGTCCAGGTGGCGTTCGAAGTATGCGAGGGTGTCTTGGGCACGTGCCTGCGCTGACATCACGTCTTCACGATACTGCAGTTCTCAGGCGATGTCCCGGAGCGTTTCCTCGATCAGCCAGTCCACCACGGCGCGCAGGTCGCCGGTCTCCTGGTAGATGGCCAGCTGCCGGTCGGCGGCGGTGCCGCGGTCGAGGATGGTGTAGACGTGCTCCACCGCCCAGCGGCTGTCCAGGTCGTCGAGGACGTCGTCCACGAACTCGACGAGCTCGACGAGCAGGTCGCGGGCCCACTTCTCGCGGCGCTCGCCGAAGTCGATCAGCTTGCCGTCGAGGCCGTAGCGCGCGGCGCGCCAGACGTTCTCCTCGATCAGCGGGGTGGGGTACTGGCGGAAGGTGACGTTGTCGCGCCGCATCAGCCAGTGCTTGTAGATCAGCGCCTGGGCCAGCGCCGCGATGGCGATGGCGTCGCGGGGGTTGGTGGCCAGGTCGGTGGCCCGGAACTCGATCGTCGGGTAGCGGTGGTGGGCCCGCATCGCCCACCAGATGCGCGAGGCGTCCTGGATGGAGCCGGTCTCGATCAGGACCTCGACGAAGTGCTGGTAGTCGGAGTAGCTGGAGAAGGTGGCGGGGATGCCGGTGCGCGGCAGGCCGCGCCAGATGAGGCTGCGGTAGCTCTTGAGGCCGGTGACGCGGCCGCGCCACAGCGGGCTCGAGACCGAGAGGGCCAGCAGGTGGGGGAGCATGTAGCGCAGGGTGTTGATGGCGTCGACGCGGAACTCGTCGTCGTCCCCCGCCCCCACGTGGACGTGGGTGCCGAAGATGAGCAGGGCGCGCACCGCGTCCTGGAACTCGCCCAGGAGCTCCACGTAGCGGTCCTTCTGGGTGATGGGCACGTCCTCCCACAGCGCGAAGGGGTGGGTGCCGGCGGCGACGATGCGGGCCCCCTTGGCCGCGGCCAGCTGGGCCACCTCGCGCCGCATCTCCACGAGCATGCCGTAGGCCTCGCGGATGTTGGCCGCGGGCGGGGTGCCGATCTCGACCATCGCCTGGTGCAGCTCGGGGTTGAGCAGCTGCTTGAGCGCGAGGGGGGCCTCCCCCAGCACCTCGGAGGCCACCGGGGCCAGGTCGCGGGTCTCCGGATCGATCAGCTGGTATTCTTCCTCGATGCCCACGGTCAGGGGCGGCGCACCCTCGTGCATAACCATTCCTCCAAAACGGTTGGAGCATTTTACGGCAAAGGGCCAGGTTTGCGCAAACGCGCGCCCCCGCCCCGCGCGCTGCGCTGTATAGCTATGCACCGCGGGGTGGGGTAAGCTGGGGCCGTCATGCCGGGAGTCGCGATCATAGGGGCCCAGTGGGGCGACGAGGGGAAGGGGAAGGTCACCGACGCGTTGGTGGCCCAGGCCGACTACGTGGTGCGCTTCCAGGGCGGGGCCAACGCCGGACACACGGTCGTCGCCGGGGGGCACACCTTCAAGCTGCACCTGCTGCCGACGGGGGTGATCCACCCGCACGCGACGAGCGTGCTCGCCGACGGGATGGTGGTCGACGCCGAGGCGTTCGCGGAAGAGCTCGCCGAGATCCGCCGGCTGGGCTTCGAGCCCCGGGTGCGCGTCTCCGAACGGGCGCACCTGGTGCTGCCGCACCACAAGTTCGTGGAGAGCAAGGGCAACTTCGTGGGCACCACCGGGCGCGGCATCGGCCCGGCCTACGCCGACCGCGCCCGCCGCGTGGGCATCCGCGTCGGCGACCTGCTCGAGCCCGAGGTCCTCGCCGAGCGCGTGGAGCGCCTGCTCGCGGCCAAGCCCAACTCCACCGCGGGCGCCGGCTGGACGAGCGCGGCGCGGGCGCTCGAGGACCTGGAGCGGATGCGCGAGGTGCTGGGGCCCTTCGTGGCCGACACCGGCGCCGAGCTGCGCGCCGCCTGGAAGGCGGGGAAGAAGATCCTCTTCGAGGGGGCCCAGGGGACGATGCTCGACCTCAACTACGGCACCTACCCCTACGTGACCAGCAGCCACCCCAGCGTGGGCGGGATCGTCGTGGGCACCGGGCTCTCCCACAAGGCGGTGGGCAAGGTCTACGGCGTGGCCAAGGCCTACGCCACCCGGGTGGGCCACGGCCCCTTCCCCACCGAGCTCGAGGGCGAGCTCGCCGAGACGCTGCGGGAGAAGGGCGGCGAGTTCGGGGTGACCACCGGCCGCCCGCGGCGGGTGGGCTGGCTCGACCTGGTGGCCCTCAAGTACGCCGTGGACGTCAACGGCATGGACGGGATCGTGCTCACCAAGCTCGACGTGCTCTCGGGCTTCGAAGAGGTCAAGGTGGGCGTGGCCTACCGTGAGGACGGGAGCGTGGAGTACCGCACCATGAAGGGCTGGGGCGACCTCGCGGGGCTCGCCCGCCGCGAGGACCTGCCGCGGACGTTGCTCGACTACATCGAGTTCATCGAGGACGCGCTCGAGGTGCCGGTGGTGATGTTCTCGACCAGCCCCCGGCGCGAGGACACCTTCGGCAGCGTGAGCTGGGTGTAAGGGAAGCCCGCGGCCTGCGACGCTGCGGCGGACCCTTCGGCCGTAGACTGAGGCCATGTACGACAGCCACGTGCACACCCCGCTGTGCCAGCACGCCGAGGGCGAGCCCGCGGCCTACCTGGCCGCGGCGCGGGAGCGGGGCCTGGCCGGCCTCGTCTTCACCGACCACAACCCCATGCCCCCCTGGTTCGACCCGAAAAGCCGCATGGGCGAGGCCCAGCTGCCGCTCTACCACCGCCTCGTCGAGGCGGTGCGGGCCCAGGCGCCCGACGGCTTCTACGTGGGGCTGGGGCTCGAGGCCGACTTCCATCCCGGCACCGAGGCCTACGTGCGGGCCCAGCTCGAGGCCTACCCCTACGACTACGTGATTGGCTCGGTGCACTTCATCGGCGCCTGGCCCTTCGACCACCCCGACTTCGCCGCCGAGTTCGAGCGGCGCGACCGGCTCGAGGTCTACGCCGACTACTACGCCCTGGTCTACGCCGCCGCCGAGTCGGGCCTCTTCGACGCCATCGGCCACCTCGACCTGCCCAAGAAGTTCGGCCACCTCCCCCCGGAGGAGGCCTGGGACCTGGTCGAGGGGGTGCTGGGCGCGATCCGCGACGCCGGGATCGCCCTGGACGTGAACACCGCCGGTTGGCGCAAGCCCGTGGGCGAGCTCTACCCCGCGCCCCGGATCTTGCGGCGCGCCCGCGAGCTGGGCGTCCCGGTGGTGCTCGGCTCCGACGCCCACGCCCCGGACGAGGTGGGGGCGCGCTTCGCGGAGGCGGCGGCGCTGCTGGCCGAGGCGGGCTACCGCGAGGCCTGGGTCTACAAGAACCGCAAGCCGGAGCCCTACCCGCTGGAGGCGCCGTGACCCCCAAGGACCTGGCGCGGATGCTGGCCGAGGCCGCCGACCTGATGGAGGTCCTGGGCGAGACGGGCTTCCGGGTGAACGCCTACCGCAAGGCCGCACGGGCGCTCGAGCGCTACGAGGGCGAACTGCCCGAGCTGATGGCCGCGGGCTTCGACCGCCTCCCCGGGATCGGCAAGGGGCTCGCCGGGGCGCTGGCCGAGATCGTGGAGACCGGGGAGTTCGGCTACCTCGAGGAGCTGCGCGGCCAAGTGCCCCCGGGGGTGGCCGAACTCTTCATGGTGCAGGGGCTGGGGCCCAAGCGCATCCGCGCGCTGTGGCAGGCGGGGATCGACAGCCTCGAGGAGCTCGTGCGCGCCGCCGAGGAGGGGCGCGTCGCCGCCATGCCCGGCTTCGGCAAGAAGACCCAGCAGGCGCTCGCCGAGGCCGCCCGCTTCGCGCTCGCCAACCTGCGGCGGGTGCACCTGCCGGTGGGGCTCGAGGCCGCCCGGCTGCTGCTCGCCGACCTGGAGGCCGCGGGGATCCACGCCGCGCTGGCCGGCAGCCTGCGCCGCCGGCTCGAGACCGCGGGCAACGTGGACCTGGTGGCCCGGGCCGCGCCCGAGGCG
This genomic stretch from Oceanithermus profundus DSM 14977 harbors:
- a CDS encoding adenylosuccinate synthase, whose translation is MPGVAIIGAQWGDEGKGKVTDALVAQADYVVRFQGGANAGHTVVAGGHTFKLHLLPTGVIHPHATSVLADGMVVDAEAFAEELAEIRRLGFEPRVRVSERAHLVLPHHKFVESKGNFVGTTGRGIGPAYADRARRVGIRVGDLLEPEVLAERVERLLAAKPNSTAGAGWTSAARALEDLERMREVLGPFVADTGAELRAAWKAGKKILFEGAQGTMLDLNYGTYPYVTSSHPSVGGIVVGTGLSHKAVGKVYGVAKAYATRVGHGPFPTELEGELAETLREKGGEFGVTTGRPRRVGWLDLVALKYAVDVNGMDGIVLTKLDVLSGFEEVKVGVAYREDGSVEYRTMKGWGDLAGLARREDLPRTLLDYIEFIEDALEVPVVMFSTSPRREDTFGSVSWV
- a CDS encoding trimeric intracellular cation channel family protein is translated as MEFWVWLGTLAFAAGGALEGVRKRYDLVGVLLVAGITAVGGGSVRDLVVGRLPPAALSDEALLWTVALVGAGVFFLHRAVRRLGRALYLLDTLGLGVFAALGAASGLEAGLGFWGVVFAGMTSGVGGGVLRDLLTQQVPGVFYRAGDWYATAAAGGAALYYLLGPGPYALAAAATAAVLLRLGSRALGLVLPTPR
- a CDS encoding fatty acid desaturase → MNESPQQKVKPADWVPLVRPFARPQAWRSLAQVLTSYLPFLTLWYLAYRALEVHWGLTLALDLAAAFFLVRIFILQHDAGHGSFFKNPRANDVLGFVSGVLTLTPYGYWQHAHARHHATSGNLDKRGVGDIYTMTTEEYLAATPWQRFSYRVYRNPFVMFLIGPIWVFMLSYRLPLGYGGDKPKVRASVWWTNLALAGLVAFVFAVFGWKAFLLVYLPVQYFAAMIGIFLFYVQHQFEDAYWEPDPRWEYLKAAMEGSTYLKLPRLLQWLTGNIGLHHVHHLAPKIPNYRLQEAHDRIELMKAAPTVTLGDAFKIAFADLHLYDAGQDRLVGFREVAAQARAADRERTRGERTVQ
- a CDS encoding cupin domain-containing protein; this translates as MKRKDLEGSPHGELFPGARAAAFGGRQTMLNHVVLDHGVTVPEHSHPEEQITYVLSGRLAFQIEDEVCEVAAGEAVWIPGGATHAVRALEPSVVLDVFSPVRPDLLERFGG
- a CDS encoding carboxylate-amine ligase, which codes for MHEGAPPLTVGIEEEYQLIDPETRDLAPVASEVLGEAPLALKQLLNPELHQAMVEIGTPPAANIREAYGMLVEMRREVAQLAAAKGARIVAAGTHPFALWEDVPITQKDRYVELLGEFQDAVRALLIFGTHVHVGAGDDDEFRVDAINTLRYMLPHLLALSVSSPLWRGRVTGLKSYRSLIWRGLPRTGIPATFSSYSDYQHFVEVLIETGSIQDASRIWWAMRAHHRYPTIEFRATDLATNPRDAIAIAALAQALIYKHWLMRRDNVTFRQYPTPLIEENVWRAARYGLDGKLIDFGERREKWARDLLVELVEFVDDVLDDLDSRWAVEHVYTILDRGTAADRQLAIYQETGDLRAVVDWLIEETLRDIA
- a CDS encoding histidinol-phosphatase HisJ family protein, translated to MYDSHVHTPLCQHAEGEPAAYLAAARERGLAGLVFTDHNPMPPWFDPKSRMGEAQLPLYHRLVEAVRAQAPDGFYVGLGLEADFHPGTEAYVRAQLEAYPYDYVIGSVHFIGAWPFDHPDFAAEFERRDRLEVYADYYALVYAAAESGLFDAIGHLDLPKKFGHLPPEEAWDLVEGVLGAIRDAGIALDVNTAGWRKPVGELYPAPRILRRARELGVPVVLGSDAHAPDEVGARFAEAAALLAEAGYREAWVYKNRKPEPYPLEAP
- a CDS encoding M20 family metallopeptidase — protein: MSAQARAQDTLAYFERHLDAYLTDLRELVEIESPTHHLPGIKKAALWLQTQFAGLGELRRFETEAGAVLRLFRRGSGPRVLLLAHYDTVHPVGSWKKLWREERGRIYGPGVYDMKAGLLFILWALRYLGDSGAEHPNLEVLLTPDEEVGSVTSRIFIEDAARGADYALVLEPPTGAGDLKVHRKGVGWYKLRVHGKAAHQGVEPEKGVNAIVEAAHQVLRVVEAQDLEKGTTLGPNVARGGTAGNVVADYAEVLVDLRAWTLEEAERVDRFMRALEPVQPGARLELEGGLNRPPMEPTPESLALFELARGVARDLGFDSKPGKVGGGSDGNFTANLGVPTLDGLGAMGADAHQLSERIVTAELPRRMALLAELLTRLVRDA
- a CDS encoding SDR family NAD(P)-dependent oxidoreductase, translating into MVRGKAVLVTGASRGIGEAVARALAWRGAKVGLFARGREALEDLARELVYPESGGAAIPLPGDVTRPDDLVAAVERLEAAFGPVWALVNSAGVGVFGPVWELSEDDWARVRATNLDGAFYAMRAVLPTMLREQRGTIVHIGSLAGRYAFAGGAAYNASKFGLLGLAEASLHDLRPRGVRVSTILPGSVNTTFSSARADADWKIQPTDVAETVLYVLESDTGVIPSVIELRPRRSKPAG